Proteins co-encoded in one Salvia splendens isolate huo1 chromosome 4, SspV2, whole genome shotgun sequence genomic window:
- the LOC121799980 gene encoding uncharacterized protein LOC121799980, producing MEGLQKAYSSAVSQVQESAEKFSTYASSLEKAKPLNSSLSSSSVSALSVDQSGRLVTRSSRQFISVGTCSKLCAFCFVAGVFIGYTLKRRVKRWASRVLRRLKDD from the exons ATGGAAGGATTGCAGAAGGCATACAGCAGTGCGGTATCACAGGTGCAAGAATCGGCAGAGAAATTCAGCACCTACGCCTCTTCTTTGGAGAAAGCTAAACCTCTTAActcttctctttcttcttcgtcgGTGTCAGCGTTATCTGTTGACCAGTCTGGCCGGTTGGTCACCCGCTCCTCAAG GCAATTTATATCAGTGGGGACTTGCTCAAAGCTTTGTGCCTTTTGCTTTGTTGCTGGAGTTTTCATTGGCTACACTCTGAAGCGACGTGTCAAGCGCTGGGCCTCGAGAGTTCTCAGAAGGTTGAAAGATGATTGA
- the LOC121799979 gene encoding peroxiredoxin Q, chloroplastic-like, with product MASISLHTAHSFPSSLHTQNPKSTLSHNLPILSKSSQSQFHGLKLSNSSHLSIPSPVSAKSAIVAKVSEGTQAPSFTLKDQNGRSVSLSKFKGKPVVVYFYPADETPGCTKQACAFRDSYEKFKKAGAEVIGISGDDTSSHKAFAEKYKLPFTILSDEGNKVRKDWGVPSDLFGALPGRQTYVLDKNGVCRLVYNNQFQPEKHIDETLKFLKSV from the exons ATGGCTTCAATTTCTCTGCACACAGCTCACTCCTTCCCTTCTTCACTCCACACTCAAAACCCAAAATCAACACTCTCTCACAATCTACCTATTCTCTCCAAATCTTCGCAGTCCCAATTCCATGGCCTCAAGCTCTCTAATTCGTCCCACCTCTCAATCCCATCTCCTGTTTCTGCCAAATCCGCCATTGTCGCCAAG GTGTCAGAAGGGACACAAGCACCGTCATTTACATTGAAGGATCAAAATGGGAGGAGTGTGAGCCTCTCCAAATTCAAAGGCAAGCCTGTGGTTGTCTATTTCTACCCTGCTGATGAAACCCCTGGCTGCACTAAGCAG GCGTGTGCTTTCAGAGACTCGTACGAAAAATTCAAGAAAGCAGGAGCCGAGGTTATCGGGATCAGTGGTGATGATACCTCATCACACAAG GCCTTTGCGGAGAAATATAAACTCCCGTTCACCATACTCAGTGACGAGGGCAACAAAGTCAGAAAAGACTGGGGCGTCCCATCCGACCTCTTTGGCGCGCTTCCTGGAAGGCAGACCTACGTCCTCGACAAAAATGGAGTATGTCGCCTTGTCTACAACAATCAGTTCCAACCCGAGAAACACATTGATGAGACCTTGAAGTTTCTTAAAAGCGTCTGA
- the LOC121799978 gene encoding probable flavin-containing monooxygenase 1 — MAIESHKIGIIGGGISGIAAAKQMAKYEPVVFEATGSIGGVWRHSSYRSTKLQTPRCDYEFSDFPWTQRNNTSFPSAREVLDYLHSYATHFDVLKFVKFHSKVVELRFVGRGNDDKSAQYGTLLPGHPVWEVGVRAEDSENIKWYSFEFLVICTGKYGDVPAIPKFPGNKGPEIFKGKVMHTIDYCKLNEAESTELMKGKKVVVFGYKKSAIDLAVECAEANQGPDGQPCTMVVRSLHWTVPHYSVWGLPFYMFYSTRASQFLHERPNQGFLRSLLCHMLSPVRRAVSKTVESYLTWKLPLEKYGLKPEHPFEEDYASCQMAILPENFFSEADKGSIVIKRSAAKWWFWEGGVEFEDGTRLDADVVVLATGFDGKRKLKAIVPDPFRCLLEFPSGMMPLYRGTINPLIPNMALVGYIESVSNLHTAEIRCKWLSQLVDEQFKLPGVERMLKQTTEEMEIMKRTTRFYKRSCISTFSINHSDEICEEMGWSSYRKKNWIAEIFSPYSSQDYEKEK, encoded by the exons ATGGCAATCGAGTCCCACAAAATCGGCATCATCGGCGGCGGCATTAGCGGCATCGCTGCCGCTAAGCAGATGGCCAAATACGAGCCGGTGGTTTTTGAAGCCACCGGCTCCATTGGAGGGGTTTGGAGGCATAGTTCGTACAGGTCGACGAAACTCCAAACCCCTCGTTGCGACTATGAGTTCTCGGATTTCCCGTGGACTCAGAGGAACAACACGAGCTTCCCCTCCGCCCGAGAGGTCTTGGATTACTTGCACTCGTACGCCACCCACTTCGACGTCCTCAAGTTCGTTAAGTTCCACTCCAAGGTCGTTGAGCTCCGCTTCGTCGGCCGAGGAAACGACGACAAATCCGCCCAATACGGGACCCTCCTCCCCGGACACCCTGTCTGGGAAGTCGGGGTCCGGGCCGAGGATTCAGAGAATATTAAG TGGTATTCGTTCGAGTTTCTCGTGATCTGCACCGGAAAGTACGGTGACGTGCCGGCGATCCCTAAATTTCCGGGAAACAAAGGCCCGGAAATTTTCAAGGGGAAAGTTATGCATACTATCGACTACTGCAAACTCAACGAGGCCGAGTCGACTGAGCTTATGAAGGGGAAGAAGGTTGTCGTCTTCGGCTACAAAAAATCAGCCATTGATTTGGCAGTCGAATGTGCAGAAGCGAATCAAG GACCGGACGGGCAGCCCTGCACCATGGTGGTGAGATCTCTTCATTGGACAGTTCCACATTACTCGGTTTGGGGTTTGCCTTTTTACATGTTCTATTCAACAAGGGCGTCTCAGTTCTTACACGAACGCCCTAATCAAGGATTTCTCAGATCCCTCCTCTGCCACATGCTTTCTCCAGTG AGGAGGGCGGTGTCGAAGACCGTTGAATCCTACTTGACATGGAAGCTTCCGTTGGAGAAGTACGGGTTGAAACCCGAGCACCCTTTCGAGGAGGACTACGCCTCTTGCCAGATGGCCATCCTACCCGAGAACTTCTTCTCGGAGGCCGACAAGGGCAGCATTGTCATCAAGAGGTCGGCCGCGAAGTGGTGGTTTTGGGAGGGGGGTGTCGAGTTTGAGGACGGGACGAGGCTGGATGCCGACGTGGTCGTTCTCGCTACTGGTTTCGACGGGAAGAGGAAGCTGAAGGCGATTGTCCCGGACCCTTTTCGCTGCCTCCTTGAGTTCCCTTCTGGAATGATGCCATTGTACAG AGGAACAATCAACCCTCTGATTCCGAACATGGCGCTCGTGGGCTACATCGAGAGCGTGTCGAATCTGCACACGGCTGAGATACGGTGCAAGTGGCTGTCGCAGCTGGTGGACGAGCAGTTCAAGCTCCCGGGCGTGGAGAGGATGCTGAAGCAGAcgacggaggagatggagatcatGAAGAGGACGACACGGTTCTACAAACGGAGCTGCATCTCGACCTTCAGCATCAACCACAGCGACGAGATCTGTGAAGAGATGGGGTGGAGCTCATACAGGAAGAAGAATTGGATTGCAGAGATCTTCAGCCCTTACAGCAGCCAAGACTATGAAAAGGagaaataa